DNA sequence from the Candidatus Omnitrophota bacterium genome:
CGAAGGATCTCCCATAAAACCGTGTTTTCTGAGATTCTTCGGCCTTCGGCCTCAGAATGACCTTTTTAGCGTTATTATTTTTAATTTCGGTTAAGGTGTGCACTTTTAAAACTTAAATCGTCTAAAAAAATGATCTATTTCTATTTATTTCCACTATGCTTCTACCGTATTTGCTCTTTTAGTAATCGTAAGCTAATATTTCTATAAAGTACCAATTTAACAATCAGGCTGTGTCGTAACGTAGTTGCCTGATTTATCAGGCACAGCATAGAGCACCCAATAAATTGGGCAACTACAATATATTGTGTATCAGTATACAACAAAATGAATTACGACACAGTCTGAATACAACAGTTTAGCAATTTAACGGTTTAAATCAGCCCGTAGTCTTTCAGCGCATTTTTTAGCTTTTCAACGTTTTCGTCCTTCATCGCAACAAGGGGCAGGCGAAGTTCACCGCTGATCATTCCCATCATTTCCATAGCTGTCTTGACCGGAGCAGGATTGGTCTCTATAAACATTGCCTTAACCAAAGGCAATAATTTATAATGCAGTTCGCGAGCTTGTTCAATGTGTCCCTTTTCAAATTCAGAAATTAGATTTTTAAGATCAGCGGGAACGATATTTGCTATAACCGAGATAACGCCCTTCCCGCCGATAGCCAGTATCGGCAAAACCAATGCGTCATCCCCGGAAATAAGAGTAATCTTGTCCCCGCACAGATCGAGAATACGGCTCATTTGATTAAGATTTCCGCTGGCCTCTTTTACAGCTGCAATATTATCCAGCTCGGCAAGCCGGGCTATTGTTTCCGGTTCTATATTTACAGCTGTCCGCGAAGCAATATTATAAAGCATAATAGGTATATCTACTTCTT
Encoded proteins:
- the dapA gene encoding 4-hydroxy-tetrahydrodipicolinate synthase, with the protein product MFKGSMVAMITPFKDGEVDEAKIKELVKFHIDNGTDVLVPCGTTGECATLSFSEHEKVVEAVIEVGRGKIPVIAGTGSNNTKEAIRLTRHAKKAGADGALIIAPYYNKPTQEGLYRHFKAIAEEVDIPIMLYNIASRTAVNIEPETIARLAELDNIAAVKEASGNLNQMSRILDLCGDKITLISGDDALVLPILAIGGKGVISVIANIVPADLKNLISEFEKGHIEQARELHYKLLPLVKAMFIETNPAPVKTAMEMMGMISGELRLPLVAMKDENVEKLKNALKDYGLI